The sequence tagaaagttaataattaaatttgatttttttttaaatgtatcaaattttaaaaaataaattcgatTAAAATTGTACATGCACTTGTACTGATTGATTTGTCAAGTACAGTATTGTGGTATTTATTAAAAATGAGAAGATAGTAATGTAGTATGGTTGTGCTCTGTCCTaatttatgtttatttgatgCGTTTTAGGTGGGCAGCCCTCTCGCAGAAAGTCTCTTTTTACCTTTGCAtcattcatgattatattttccgCAAGGGTTGGCAATTTCCCAGAGCTAATTCCTCTTGTTAAGGCATCATTGACAAATAAGACGGTAATCACTAACATCTCTTGATTCAAAAGTTCATGGgcctttctttgttttgttgtcCTGTCAAATTCCTTGACAATGGTTACTGTAATTTATTTAACCTTTCTCAATATTGATATTTATAGGTTGATCCTCATCTTCAATTGGTTGATGATGCATGGCTGCAAGCGGCTTTTACAGGGTATGATAAGGGGGATATATCATATGGATCACAGGACGATGAAGTTTCTGCATTGGATTCTCTTTCAGCAATAGAGTTAGATGAAGAACGGTTAAAAGAAACCGTGATATCCCTCTTCATGAATAAATTCACAAAACTGTCAGAGGTGAGAATCAATTTTTCTTTAGTTTATTAGTTGCCTTTTTTTCTGGTTTATTAAGAGGCATTTAAAATGTGGAAAATCCAAAGTCATACAGAACTATAGAAGGATTCAACAAATGAAATGCTAATCATGTGGACTTGTGAAATATAGGAAGGTTCTTGTAAACAAAGTATATCAATAACGTTGAAAATCAATTGACGTAGAACAAATTCTAGTTTAGTGTACATTAATTGGAAGAGGATATTGaaaaaaagttataattttGCTGACTACACTGGAAATTTATGAACTGGCTACACTACACCTGAATTTTTCTTGCTGGTTAAAAGAAATCTTATGCTGATTATGCATTCCAATTTTCACTTTGGCTGGTCTTGGAATGAAGGATAGGATAGCCGGTCAACTTAGAAATGTGTCAATCCTATTGAACTTCTGTATAATATCTTTGAATACGAAGACAACATCTAGGTTTGTTTTGCAATTTGACACTCTTTGTTCCCTTATCATTAGGATGAGTTATTGAGCATCAAGAAGCAACTCTTACAGGGATTTTCTCCTGATGATGCATATCCGTTAGGAGCTCCATTGTTCATGGAAACACCGCGGCCATGCTCTCCTCTTGCCCAGCTAGATTTTCCTGATCATGATGAGGTAAATTTCATGCATCTTACTTCTATCCCATGGTTGTAGTaagctttaatttttttttctgttccTTCCCTGACAAGATTTTCTATCAGGTGATGCCTGGAGGTGCATTGACAGATGAAGAAGCTTTTCCAGAACCAAGTGGAAGCCAGTCTGATCGCAAAACATCAATCTCTATCAGCAGCCTTGACATTTTGAGTGTTAATCAACTTCTAGAATCGGTAAGACATAGTCGAACATGGTATATGTTTTTGTTAACTTGTATAAGGTATAATCTTGTGACAATAGCTTTAGTTCCAAGGATGTGTGAGTATATGCACCAAGGGAAAGTCCAAGAGCTGTTTCCCAAGGATGTTAATGCACCAAGTGAAAATGCAAGAGTTGTTTTCCTAATATAGTATCTGATGAAAACATAACTTAAATCACATTAAGTGGGAGAAAGTCTGACTAATACCCAGTTTCAacatgaaataatttttaattttttgggatGGTTTATGAACATTGTAAAATGTCGTTGATCTCATCAAATATTTCTTAGGGAGCTTGTTGATTCTTTAAACTGTTTCAGTGTCATTAAAATGGGCACTTTGATTCATATAAGCCTTTGACAGGGCCAATCTGTGGTTTGAATGAAATATGATGCTAGAGTATATCATTTAGTAAAGCCATATTCCATAACTAAGTCTTACTTGAAAGGCTAGCCTTTTATTGCATGTAATGTTTATGTTTGAGTTTTACTGCAAACAGTTTGCTGTAATTTTCAAATACACTGGATAAACTTGGTTATAATTTTACCAACAGGTTTTGGAAACAGCGCGACAAGTTGCAAGCTTCCCAGTTTCTTCAACACCAATACCCTATGATCAGATGAAAGACCAATGCGAAGCTCTCGTAACTGGTAAACAACAAAAGATGTCAGTACTACATAGTTTTAAGCAGCAGCAAGAAGCAAATGCCCTAGCTCTTTCCAGTGTTAATGAAATCAACTATCCCACCTTTCCAGATAAGGTTAGCAAGATTTTCGTCAATGAATCAGGCAAAAATAAAATGATGTCTTTTGTTCACTTTCTAACATCTTGTAATGTTTCTGTTTTAGACAAACCATTTTAATCATTTTCCTTTCAGATGAAAATTGAAAGTGGTCTTGAACTCCTTTGGAATATGGAATATTATGCAATCTTATAATTGCGTTTAGTTATTGTTCAACCATGTACATGACTTAGATTTTCTCCTTTTTGTTGTTAGACTCAAAACTGCTATTTAGCAGGCATTGAGCTATTTGTTTGTGCTGATAAAAGGCAGACATACTGACACTTTTCGTTGTTATTATGTTAGACAAGGGAGTATACAGATGGCGGCCTAAAGTTGATAAAGAAGGAGCAAGTTGTAGTCAGAGATCAGCTTGCCCTGTGTTCACATGAGTATGGACATAATAATTCTTTCAAGCTACCACCTTCAAGTCCTTATGACAAATTTTTAAAAGCTGCTGGCTGCTAATTGCAGATGGACATGTATGTATGTACACAAACACCATATGTAACTAAGCTTTAATTCCCTTTGTTataatattctctctctctctctctctctctctctctctctctctctctctctctctctctctctctctctctctctctctccattttTTCATTCTTTAGTAGTTTTGATATGAGCTTACCAGAGATGCTAGGCTTCTTATAAACAGAAAAGTGTTTTGTGCGAGGGGGTTATATCTCTTATGGAGGcataagtgtaataatttatgGGTGTTTTGGTGAGACCTTTTCTGTTAGTATCTATTGTTATAGTTATTGCAGATGTTTCCTCGATAAACTGGGTTCTTTAATAGACAACAAAAAAATCACAACAATAAAtgttattattgttttgttttttaaattttttatctaCAGATAGTTATTTAGTAGGTATTCCTTTAAATCACTTTTTACACTACATACGAAAATAATTATAGAAGTTTCtgaaagaaataatattttaacattttcatggttataatataatttagaaaatttatGTAGTAAGTAGACCCCTTAAACgaatattttctataaataaaattataaaaatcataaaaatatttaaaattccatacaactattttataatgttttttttttttttttttttttgttattttagtgtatttgtaACATAATCCTACAAACAATCCAagtaaagagagagagagagagagagagaatgcaGGTTTAACCATCTGTATTAAAACTCCCACTATGATTCTCCGATACCAACCTTCTCCGGTCAACGCCATAGCTCTGAGCTCATCGTCTTCTTCGGGATCGGACGCTGGTGGTGGTGGAACGAGGTTTCTGTATTCCGAATCTAGCGACGGGACCATAAATGTCTGGGAGAAAGAGAGAATGTCGTCCAGATTCAACCACGGAGGGTTTTTGCAGGGTCATTGGTTTGCGGTTCTGTGCGTTGTGGCGGTGGAGAAGATGGTGTTCAGTGGATCGGAGGATACGACGATTCGAATCTGGCGGAGAGAGGAAGGGAACTGTTTGCATGCGTGTTTGGCGGTGTTGGACGATCATCATGGACCGGTTTGGAGAGTAAAGATTTTGCCCGAGGAGGAACCGGAGCCGGAGACGGAACTGGAGAATAGGAGTGTTTACTGTGATTGTGGTGGTGGGTCCGAGTATAGTAGTGAGTTGGATCGAAACGATTCGAGGAGTAGTAATAATCAGTATTATTACGAGAATAATAATACGACTAGTCCTGTTTTGTCACCTTCTTGGGTTCATGTTAAGAAAAGTGCGCAGGCTACCTCTCGTGGGATTCTACGTTCGACTTCTCCGACCGAGGCTCTTGCGGAGGTTGAGATGGTTCTTGTGAGAGCTGCGGTTCATGGCCTGGCCGGTTTTGCTCCGGCGGGTTTGTCAAGATTGATGATGGTGACTGGTGGATCTCGAGAAGTGGGGAGGGGAAGCTGTTTGGCTGTTTGGTTCCCCACGCGTGTTGGTGGGATTACCATTTTTGTTAATCCCTTGTGTTTGCTTTCTGGCATGCATGGAAAGGGTACTATTCACGTACCTTATTTTCTTAATGACCGTTTGAAGTTTAATTTGAACTTTAGTGAGTGGTGTGGTGTGGGACCCGAGGTGGAGGAGTCTTCAATGCTGAGTTGGCACTTGATTTGGGATTGTAATATGCATTTTTCTGGGCCTGGGAGCTTGTGTTTTAGCCACTTGTGTGGGCCGGTTTTGTGGTTGGGTTTTATTGTTTTACTTGGCCAATTGGGTGAGCCTTCTTCCAATTTTGTTGGGCCCATGGGGTTGGCTCCTAAATTTGGTTCTTTTGGTAGTAGTGGTCAGAGGCCCTTGGCCGTGTGGGTGATCAATACCCTTCTTCGAATGAGCCACGTTGTGGGCTCATTGGTTGGCTCATTGATGGGTAATGTTAGTATTTACCTTGTTAAGGAGGGTAGTTTTTGGGCAAAATTTTTCAAACCTCATGTGATAGATGTTAGAGTTCTTGGAAAATTTGGTGAGCTTGGCCTCCTTAAAATTCGTACGTTTTGCGGGATTTTTGCTGCCGGTTTGGTTCTTCGGCGATTTGATTGCAATTCTCCGCTCATGAGGAGGAAGCTTGTTGAAGGCTCGACACCAATTTGTTCTAGTCATTTGAATATGATGTGCCATAAGCTATTTCAGAGACACCAGACTGTTACCCGAGAATTCCCTTGGGTCACAAAGGAACAGGAACTAGATAGAGCATCCAAAATTGATTTTGAAGACCCTTCTGAAGTTTTTTCAGATTCCTTGTCTCTCTCTGACGGTATTGTGAAGAACCCGCTTATTGATTCGTTGGTGATTGAAGAATTCGACTCTGGCTCATCTGTCCACTCTCAAACCCCTGTGGAGGAGAATGTATTATCTCCTCCACAGGAGCCATGAGAGGTGTAGCATGGAACTGTAGAGGGTTAGGGCAGACCTCTTCAGTTCTAGAGTTAAAAGCCCTGATTCGGTCGTGCAATCctgatttcattttcattacCGAACTAAAAGTGGATGCTTCAAGTCTGGTACGTTCCCTAAAGAAAATTCACTTTTATCATAATATTGTAGTGCCAGCAGTGGGATGTGCAGGGGGATTAATTTTAGCTTGGAAAGAGGGCTTTGAATTTGAAAGTATTAATGTTTCTAAAAATCAGATTACCGGTTTTGTGTACTCTGACCCTGTAAGGAGCCCCTGGCTGTTGTCCTGTGTTTATGGTCCTCCGTACTTccatgaaaagaagaaattTTGGTCTAGCTTGATGGTTAATGGTGAAAAGTTTGGTGGCCCTTGGTTAATCTTGGGTGATGTAAATTTTGTGCTGAGCAACTCAGAGCGGGTTGGGTCCAAGGGGAGGGATCAATTTATCCCCTTCATTTTGGAATTAGTTAACCGTCATGCGCTGGTTGATTTGCCTATTAAAGGGGATATCATGACTTGGGACAATCATAGAGACGGTGCTAATCACATTAAGTCAGCCCTGGACAAAGCTCTTGTTAATAATGGATGGTTGCAACTCTTTCCTAAGACGGTCGTTCGGTCGCTCACAACCTGTAATTCTGACCATCGACCCCTCTTTATTAATACCGATTTTTCTGTCCCCAACGCTAGAAGGCCTTTCCGATTTGAAGCTTGGTGGACAAGGGACCCTCGTAGCTCCTTGGTGGTGGATCAAGCGTGGGGGTCTGTTTCCCATGTTTGGGCCCCAGCTAGAGTGTTTAAGAAAGTTGGTGCGACCCGCTTGGCCCTAAGTCACTGGAACCGGGTGCAATTTGGCAAGTTGGATTCTTGCATCTCTAAGTTGGAGGGTCAATTACAAGCTATCCAAAATCTTCCTGCTGGTGACAGAAGTTGGGCTACGGAGGTTGAGGTGAGGAATGAGCTTAATGAGGCTTTAAGGCGGAAAGCAACTTACTGGCAACAGAGATCCAGGATTTCTTGGATTAGAGATGGTGATAAGTGTActaattttttcttcatttccgcCACGATTCGTAATAGAAGAAACTCGGTTGATAGTATCCTGAACAAGGATGGTGTGTGGATAACTGATAGGGAAGAGATTGGTAACGAGTTTACTGGGTTTCTGGGTGACATTTTCAAAAACCCGCCTCAGGGCCCTCTGGAAAACTTAGATTACTTAATCCATGATCATCTCTCCCCTTTGGAGCAATCTGAGCTTGAGGTGATCCCAAGTCACGAGGAAATTAGACAAACGCTGTTCTCTATGGGAAGCTTGAAGGCACCGGGTCCGGATGGTATGTCAGTTCTCTTCTTCAAACACTATTGGAACTCTGTGGGACAAGACTTTTGTGATGCAGTTGTTGACTTTTTCCAGTCAGGGAGTATGCATAGAGGCTTTAATGCTACAAATATTACTCTCATTCCTAAGGTCACCAACCCTAAAAAAGTATCTCAATTCAGACCTATCTCTTTGTGCAATGTGATTTATAAGGTGATCTCGAAAATCATTGCAAATAGAATCAGAGGGTTCCTGCCCAGATTGATTTGTCCTACTCAAGCAGCTTTTGTCCCGGGCCGGAACATCCAAGATAATAATGTTTTAATCCAGGAGATCATACATTCCTTCAAGAGGAAAAAAGGGAAAGAGGGGTTTTTTGCAATCAAAATTGACCTGGTCAAGGCGTACGATAAACTAAGTTGGCAATTTATTGACCACGTTTTGCGTAGTTTCAAGGCCCCTGACAAGTTCTGCCACTGGGTACGCCAATGTATCACAACAACTTCCTTCAACCTTTTTCTCAATGGAAGGAAATTTAACAGTTTGACCCCAGAGTGTGGCATCAGGCAAGGAGACCCCCTATCTCCGTACATCTTTATCTGGGCTGCTGAAATCCTCTCGCGCATCCTTGAGCACGCCCTTGATAACGGTACCATAAGTGGTATAAAGCTAAGTAGAGAGGGCCCCAAACTCTCCCATCTCTTCTTTGCCGATGATCTGATCTTGGTTGGCAGGGCAAACCTTGAAGAAGCAAGGGGTATGTGGCATTGCCTGGAAAAGTTTTGTGACTGGTCTGGCCAGAGAATTAATAAGCTCAAAACCTCCATTTTCTTTAGCAGTAACACTAGTGATGGTATGAAACGAGGCATCGTGTGCTCGGGATTGAACCGTGAAATGGGTAACATAAACTATTTGGGCCTCCCACTCTTTAGATCCCGCCAAAAGGATGCGGATTTTAACTTCATCCTTGATAACCTGGTGTCAAAACTCCATGGGTGGAAATTAAAATCGTTATCAAAGGCTGGTCGTGCTACGTTGATTAAATCGGTAGGGCTTGCTTTGCCTGTTTACACGATGCAGACGACAAAGCTTTCTAAAAAGCTTGCATCTAAGATTGATGGAATGGTGAGGGACTTTTGGTGGGCTGTGAACAAGGTAATAGAGGCATCTATCTTAGAGCCTGGGACCAGTTGTGCCTTCCCAAGTCCCGTGGGGGCCTTGGCTTTAGAAAGACTGGGGAGATGAACCAGGCTTTGATGGCCAAGTGGGGTTGGGCCCTGCTTACTGAGGAACAGTCATTGTGCTGTAATGTTCTCAGATCTAAGTACCTTAAGGGTAAACAGTTTTTTGACTGTGAGGTTAAGAGCTCCGATTCTTGGTTTTGGAGAAATGTGGTGCGATCAAAAGAAATTTTAAGAAAAGGGGCGTGCAAGCTAATATCCGATGGGAGAGAGACAAGTATTTGGGATGACCCTTGGGTTATCCATGGTACGGATTTTTACCCTAAGTCCAATTATCGTCAACAGCGGGGCTTGGAAAAAGTGTCGGATTTACTTTTACCAGACGGAAATTGGGACACACTAAAGCTTCGCAACCTTTTTGACCAGGAAACTGTGAGTAACATCTTAAGAGGCGGTAATCCGAGTGGCCAGGGAAGGGATAGATGGGTCTGGACAAAAGAATCAAATGGTCTGTTTTCAACCAAGTCTGCCTATCTTATTCAAGCCCTTGCTCGGGCTCCTTTGTGCAACATTGCTCCGGCACTATGGAACAAACTTTGGAACTCAAAGATTTTGGAGCGACATAAGGTTCATTGGTGGAGTATCCTTTCCAATGCTCTTCCCTTAAGAGCCCCTCTTGCTAAGAGAATGGGATTTGAGGAGGTCTCCTGCCCTATTTGTGGGGAGGCTGAGGAGACCACAGAGCACTTGTTCCTGTATTGCGACTTTGCCTTTCACTTGTGGCGATCCTCTCCTTGGGGGGTTATGCCTGTTCCGGATTCGGGAGCCCGGATGTGGGACTGGGTTACCTTTCTATGGAACCTTAAATCCAGAGGAGTTGATACTGATAAGTTGTTCCTCTATGCCTCGATTGTGGTAGATACGATTTGGAGGGCACGCAACGACAAGGTGCATAATAAATCAATGGGTAACATTAAGCACTATATTGACTCCATTTCTTCTTGTTACACAGATTATGGTTCCTGCCTTCTCCCCCTCCACAAGCCTATCGAGACCTGTGCTTGGTCTTCGCCGCCAGAAGATTGGGTTAAAATCAACTGCGATGTCAAAGTCGGAGGTGAAACTATGTGTGCTGTTGCGATTGCGAGAGACCATAACGGATCAGTTTTGTGGGTGGCAGCAAAAAGGCTACACTTCTCTGACCCACTCGCTGGAGAAGCCGCGGCCTGTCTTTTAGCCATGGAGACGGCGGTTTCTTTGCATCATCCTTTTGTTTTGGTGGAGAGTGATTCAGCGATTGTAATTAAGAACCTAAAAGGGGATAACCCTACTTGGGGGATTGAGAACTATGTGCGTCCCTGCAAACTCCTCTCTACTTTTATGactaattgtaatttttcttctATAGCTAGAAACTGTAACTTTgcggcccataatgtggctaaatGGGCGTTTGCCAACAATGTCACGGGCATGGTAGACATATCTACTATACCTGTTAATATCTTTTGTAATGACCATGAGGTctaactttaattttatttataaacgcatttttcaaaaaaaaaaaaagaccccTTAAACGGTTTTTTTAGTAGACTTTCTATCTGTTTTGATATCGAGTAGAATttcttagtttattttttttttaatgattgcATACATTGTAGCTATTTAAAatcatttgtaaatttttaaaatttttttgaataatttacagagtcaaaaataaagttacaatatatacaaaaaaatagtTACGCAtgcaacaaaatatataaatcttatttttaagtattgtaaattattcgaaATGTTCTAAAATTTTACAAGTAATCTTAAAGAGTtataacatatataatcataaaaaaaaaattagattaaaaaactCTCTTATATAGTGAAACAGAAAGAAGATTTATCTAAACACCCTTTTAAATGAATTGTAGACTTGCCTTATAATTTATATtggtaacatatatttaatttaactttaaattttaaaatttaagctCCTAcatctaaatatatgtatatatataaataagggTGCACTCTTAATAGGTATTACCCATTTATGGGTTATATTATGAAAATGTGAGTTTTTATACTTAAGTtgtctatctaattaaaaaaatctattatttttacattaCATGAGTTGATGTTGTTCCAttggttgaaaaaaaaattaacaaaaaaagtttttcggcaaaaaaaaaaatgagtttaaCTTAAGTAtcttatatataaacatattttttttttgaataaaaatcataaaatttattaattaattaattcgttCAAAACAATAACGCACTTCAGAGGAACAGTTCTTCAGCTGAAGCAGACGacctgtagagaaacaagagtctcttgccaagTAATGAATActtatttgcagatcgttttaGAAAACACAAATCAACAAAAAGATAAAGTCAAAAGCAATTTTCGAACATCTTGAACAATAAAGACCAAATTGTGAAGGCATAAAAATACCGCTATGAATCGCTTGGACACACACCAAGCTATCTGTTTCCAACATGACTCTATCCCACTAATGAGTTGCAATCCAACTCAAAGTTTCTTTAATGTTTATTATCTCAGCAATTTTGGATTGAACACAACCAATCTTCCCCTTCTTGAATACTTCTACCATATGCACCCTTGTACCGTCTTCCATAATCGTACCACAACTAGCAGAATCccgaaaacaaaaaaagaaaacaagaaCCAACAAGAAtcgaaccaaaaaaaaataaaagaaaagactaaagaaccatgtcaaaagacaagactaatgggaaaaactaaattagtttcaacacataaacacgatcacaacattaaaattaattaaggaatGAACTCCTTATAATTCTAACCCCATAAAAACACTAATTGGATTTAAACtaataatagtaaattaataagtgaaaataaaagggaaatttgacaatatatgcttaaaaataaatagtacaCTAAAACTATGCTAGCATTTTTTACATTATGCAAACTATACTTAAAACATTTTTCCCttacaattttacccctaaaacaaataaaataaaaaatattcataacactttctctctctctctctctctctctctctctctctctctctctctctctctctctctctctctctctctctctctctctctctctctctctctctctctctctctctctctctctctctctctctctctctctagaataCACACATTGCCACCACCGGAGCTAGTGTTCGGCCGCCTTACTCAAAGGGAACTTGAAACCCAACCAAAGCTCTAAGAAAGTCATTCCTTTAAACAATAATGGGTATGTAATTTCTTTAGTAATTATTGTTTGATTTAGATGTATTTATGTTGAAAGTAATAGATCTACACATATCCGTGGTTTTTATGTACCCTTTTGACACCCTTTGTCAATGAAACACGAAATGCAGCAAGTCTGCGAGTTTACTggttttttttgcaattttagcgATATTTTTCGACATGGTTAGCGATATTTAGCGATTACTAGCTGACAAGAGGTTAGGGATGACATTTAACGACATGTATCGACATGTCGCGACACAAGTCGCGACACATAGAATTATTGTGTTATATTgtggatatttttatttttcacgaCAAGTTCGCGACGTTTGTCGACATACTTTTTTTGTAATTGGTTCGCGATAAGTAGCGATAGGTTCGCGATATCTTGCGACATCTTGGTTTGTTATAATTTGTGGTCATTTTGGTTTGCAGATTCAAATGTGTTTGTAGTTGTACTATATGATGGGGCTTGGGCAGTTGAAGGTTTCAACTGGATATTCAATAATCCAAAAAGTAAGATGTTAATGTTTGAGGTTGACACTACTTTAGAAAAGATGAATGATATTTTGTATGAAGAGTTGGATATAGACCCTATTGTGTATGAACTGAAAATAGAGGTGTGTTATATGTACATGAAAGGCAATATGATACCGCCAGAAGTTTTAGTGAAAGATAGTCAAGTAAGATTGTTCTTAAGAATGAAGGCAAAAATGAGTGTGGAGAACTTGCTGCCACTGTTTGTGACTAAGGTTAAAAGGCATGCGCTTTTGGGGCCTATTCCGCCAACTGTCCTCCCAAGAAGTGTTGTTGGGAGTTTTGTCCCAGAAACAGATCCAGCCGTAGGGATGAATGAGCAGACCCCTACTAATATAGATGAGGATAATAGGGTTGATTATGGATTTGACCAGTTCAATGAGTTTGATGGTGCATTTTACAACAATGATCCTATAGTAGATTTGAACGAGGATGGTGATGCGGAGTTGGAAGTTCATGAACCTATAGAGGTACCTTCTTT is a genomic window of Cannabis sativa cultivar Pink pepper isolate KNU-18-1 chromosome 9, ASM2916894v1, whole genome shotgun sequence containing:
- the LOC133031335 gene encoding uncharacterized protein LOC133031335; the protein is MNQALMAKWGWALLTEEQSLCCNVLRSKYLKGKQFFDCEVKSSDSWFWRNVVRSKEILRKGACKLISDGRETSIWDDPWVIHGTDFYPKSNYRQQRGLEKVSDLLLPDGNWDTLKLRNLFDQETVSNILRGGNPSGQGRDRWVWTKESNGLFSTKSAYLIQALARAPLCNIAPALWNKLWNSKILERHKVHWWSILSNALPLRAPLAKRMGFEEVSCPICGEAEETTEHLFLYCDFAFHLWRSSPWGVMPVPDSGARMWDWVTFLWNLKSRGVDTDKLFLYASIVVDTIWRARNDKVHNKSMGNIKHYIDSISSCYTDYGSCLLPLHKPIETCAWSSPPEDWVKINCDVKVGGETMCAVAIARDHNGSVLWVAAKRLHFSDPLAGEAAACLLAMETAVSLHHPFVLVESDSAIVIKNLKGDNPTWGIENYVRPCKLLSTFMTNCNFSSIARNCNFAAHNVAKWAFANNVTGMVDISTIPVNIFCNDHEV